One region of Vigna angularis cultivar LongXiaoDou No.4 chromosome 10, ASM1680809v1, whole genome shotgun sequence genomic DNA includes:
- the LOC108335297 gene encoding ureide permease 1 isoform X1 → MYVVESKGGAIVCILVSLLFLGTWPAVMTLLERRGRLPQHTYLDYTLTNLMAAVIIAFTFGEVGNTAPNFLSQLHQENWPSVLFAMGGGVVLSVGNLSTQYAWAFVGLSVVEVITSSITVVIGTTFNYFLDDKINKAEILFPGVGCFLIAVCLGSAVHSSNTADTKAKLNEFSADYKDAAKNTTLTTSIETSEVDSKDLEDGSTSVHKAKAGTAAFLIELENKRSIKVLGKSTFIGLTITFFAGVCFSLFSPAFNLATNDQWHTLKKGVHHLSVCTAFFYFSVSCFVIAIILNISFLYHPVLNLPKSSLKAYLRDWDGRGWALLAGLLCGFGNGLQFMGGQAAGYAAADAVQALPLVSTFWGVVLFGEYRKSSKRTYLLLGSMLLMFIVAVAVLMASSGHRK, encoded by the exons ATGTATGTGGTAGAGAGCAAGGGGGGTGCCATAGTGTGCATACTGGTGTCCCTGTTGTTCTTGGGGACATGGCCTGCTGTAATGACTCTGCTGGAGAGACGAGGTCGTCTTCCTCAGCACACCTACCTTGACTACACACTCACCAATCTCATGGCTGCTGTTATCATTGCTTTCACCTTTGGAGAGGTTGGCAACACTGCCCCCAACTTCTTGTCTCAGCTCCATCAG GAAAACTGGCCTTCAGTTCTGTTTGCCATGGGGGGTGGAGTGGTCCTCAGTGTTGGAAATCTTTCAACGCAGTATGCTTGGGCTTTTGTTGGCTTATCAGTTGTAGAAGTGATCACATCAAGCATAACTGTTGTTATAG GAACAACCTTCAATTACTTTTTGGATGATAAGATCAACAAAGCTGAGATTCTTTTCCCAGGAGTTGGTTGCTTTTTGATTGCTGTATGTCTAGGTTCTGCTGTTCATTCATCTAACACTGCTGATACTAAGGCCAAGCTCAATGAATTTTCAGCTGATTACAAAGATGCAGCTAa GAACACTACTTTGACCACTTCGATAGAAACAAGTGAAG TTGATTCGAAGGATCTAGAAGATGGAAGTACTTCTGTACATAAAGCCAAAGCAGGAACTGCAGCTTTCCTTATAGAGCTTGAGAATAAAAGATCCATTAAG GTATTAGGGAAGAGCACTTTCATTGGATTGACTATAACATTCTTTGCTGGAGTTTGCTTCTCTCTGTTCTCACCAGCATTCAATTTGGCAACAAATGATCAATGGCACACTCTGAAGAAAGGGGTTCACCATTTGAGTGTTTGCACAGCCTTCTTTTACTTTTCAGTGTCTTGCTTTGTTATTGCCATCATTCTTAACATCAGCTTCCTTTACCACCCTGTCTTAAATTTACCAAAGTCATCACTGAAGGCTTATTTGAGAGACTGGGATGGAAGAGGTTGGGCTTTGTTGGCTGGTCTCCTTTGTGGCTTTGGGAATGGCCTCCAATTTATGGGAGGTCAGGCTGCAGGATATGCAGCAGCAGATGCTGTTCAG GCACTTCCACTAGTGAGTACCTTCTGGGGCGTTGTTTTGTTTGGTGAATATCGTAAATCATCGAAAAGAACATATCTGCTACTTGGTAGCATGTTGCTCATGTTCATTGTGGCTGTTGCTGTGCTAATGGCATCATCCGGGCATCGAAAATGA
- the LOC108335297 gene encoding ureide permease 2 isoform X2 has translation MTLLERRGRLPQHTYLDYTLTNLMAAVIIAFTFGEVGNTAPNFLSQLHQENWPSVLFAMGGGVVLSVGNLSTQYAWAFVGLSVVEVITSSITVVIGTTFNYFLDDKINKAEILFPGVGCFLIAVCLGSAVHSSNTADTKAKLNEFSADYKDAAKNTTLTTSIETSEVDSKDLEDGSTSVHKAKAGTAAFLIELENKRSIKVLGKSTFIGLTITFFAGVCFSLFSPAFNLATNDQWHTLKKGVHHLSVCTAFFYFSVSCFVIAIILNISFLYHPVLNLPKSSLKAYLRDWDGRGWALLAGLLCGFGNGLQFMGGQAAGYAAADAVQALPLVSTFWGVVLFGEYRKSSKRTYLLLGSMLLMFIVAVAVLMASSGHRK, from the exons ATGACTCTGCTGGAGAGACGAGGTCGTCTTCCTCAGCACACCTACCTTGACTACACACTCACCAATCTCATGGCTGCTGTTATCATTGCTTTCACCTTTGGAGAGGTTGGCAACACTGCCCCCAACTTCTTGTCTCAGCTCCATCAG GAAAACTGGCCTTCAGTTCTGTTTGCCATGGGGGGTGGAGTGGTCCTCAGTGTTGGAAATCTTTCAACGCAGTATGCTTGGGCTTTTGTTGGCTTATCAGTTGTAGAAGTGATCACATCAAGCATAACTGTTGTTATAG GAACAACCTTCAATTACTTTTTGGATGATAAGATCAACAAAGCTGAGATTCTTTTCCCAGGAGTTGGTTGCTTTTTGATTGCTGTATGTCTAGGTTCTGCTGTTCATTCATCTAACACTGCTGATACTAAGGCCAAGCTCAATGAATTTTCAGCTGATTACAAAGATGCAGCTAa GAACACTACTTTGACCACTTCGATAGAAACAAGTGAAG TTGATTCGAAGGATCTAGAAGATGGAAGTACTTCTGTACATAAAGCCAAAGCAGGAACTGCAGCTTTCCTTATAGAGCTTGAGAATAAAAGATCCATTAAG GTATTAGGGAAGAGCACTTTCATTGGATTGACTATAACATTCTTTGCTGGAGTTTGCTTCTCTCTGTTCTCACCAGCATTCAATTTGGCAACAAATGATCAATGGCACACTCTGAAGAAAGGGGTTCACCATTTGAGTGTTTGCACAGCCTTCTTTTACTTTTCAGTGTCTTGCTTTGTTATTGCCATCATTCTTAACATCAGCTTCCTTTACCACCCTGTCTTAAATTTACCAAAGTCATCACTGAAGGCTTATTTGAGAGACTGGGATGGAAGAGGTTGGGCTTTGTTGGCTGGTCTCCTTTGTGGCTTTGGGAATGGCCTCCAATTTATGGGAGGTCAGGCTGCAGGATATGCAGCAGCAGATGCTGTTCAG GCACTTCCACTAGTGAGTACCTTCTGGGGCGTTGTTTTGTTTGGTGAATATCGTAAATCATCGAAAAGAACATATCTGCTACTTGGTAGCATGTTGCTCATGTTCATTGTGGCTGTTGCTGTGCTAATGGCATCATCCGGGCATCGAAAATGA